One Fibrobacter sp. DNA window includes the following coding sequences:
- a CDS encoding glycosyl hydrolase family 8 → MERFKPRDMFVEAGYGPNFANQLIQNAYSKLFEGDPIDERVCFDASDDMSYIVDIGHDDIRSEGMSYGMYICALTGHEKQFDKLWNFTKRYLRNNDGPHQGYFSWQVSTTDFSMMDPGAAPDGEEYFAMALLIAAEKFGRPELKQEAVELINWMRNKPDNGEVRPIIDPKRLMVRFSPVTGNDFTDPSYHTIAFYRAFAEATGDDTWLSIADKSIEYIQKAAHFETGLCSEYSEFDGTPRATPWYPESNCFSGDAWRVAMNLGLDYALFRGHKCEKDICERILFFCESNRPYLADYSVDGGAFPRQGRAATPGVIAMNAAATQVLSADDALLKPFVKDLAALSVPCRIWRYYDGMLYMIGLLATAGKISF, encoded by the coding sequence ATGGAACGATTTAAGCCAAGAGACATGTTTGTTGAAGCGGGTTACGGCCCGAACTTTGCTAACCAGTTGATTCAAAATGCCTATAGCAAGCTTTTTGAAGGCGATCCCATAGATGAAAGAGTCTGCTTCGATGCTTCCGACGACATGTCCTACATCGTAGATATCGGCCACGATGATATCCGTTCCGAGGGCATGAGCTACGGCATGTACATCTGCGCTCTCACCGGTCACGAAAAGCAGTTCGACAAACTCTGGAATTTTACCAAGCGTTATTTACGCAACAACGACGGTCCTCACCAGGGTTATTTTTCCTGGCAGGTATCCACCACTGATTTCAGCATGATGGATCCAGGAGCAGCCCCCGATGGCGAAGAATATTTTGCCATGGCCTTGCTTATTGCCGCCGAAAAATTTGGGCGTCCGGAACTCAAGCAGGAGGCCGTAGAACTGATCAACTGGATGCGGAACAAACCCGACAACGGAGAAGTCCGACCCATTATCGACCCGAAACGCCTCATGGTTCGTTTTTCCCCGGTCACCGGCAACGACTTTACCGACCCCAGTTACCACACCATCGCCTTCTACCGCGCGTTTGCAGAAGCCACCGGCGACGACACATGGCTATCCATTGCAGACAAGAGTATTGAGTACATCCAGAAAGCAGCCCACTTCGAAACAGGTCTTTGCTCCGAATACTCAGAATTTGACGGCACTCCGCGCGCAACCCCCTGGTACCCCGAAAGCAACTGCTTCAGTGGTGACGCATGGCGAGTTGCCATGAACCTTGGCCTGGACTACGCCTTGTTCCGCGGCCACAAGTGCGAAAAGGACATTTGCGAAAGAATCCTTTTCTTCTGCGAAAGCAATCGACCCTACCTTGCAGACTACTCTGTAGACGGCGGCGCATTCCCCCGCCAGGGAAGAGCCGCAACCCCGGGTGTTATTGCAATGAACGCAGCAGCCACCCAGGTTTTGAGCGCAGACGACGCCCTTCTCAAACCCTTTGTCAAAGATCTTGCGGCGCTTTCCGTGCCTTGCAGAATTTGGCGATACTACGACGGCATGTTATACATGATCGGTTTGCTTGCTACCGCAGGCAAAATTTCTTTCTAA
- a CDS encoding TIGR02147 family protein — MRPIIEYKDYRVYINDYYRERKERSGFTWREFAKVAGYASGSYLKLVCGGKTRLTQEGAAKTAEAMGLAGYEQKYFLLMVEYNDAKGREEKRTAFEKMITLGKEHKVKIAGDEFFNYFSSWRNPVLRELVPAMPNAKPSEIADQCYPRVSAAEVVETIKFLKDRELLCQDNEGCYHLTDRVISTGPMDVVPEAVHAMQLEMAELAKNALMDLPITERNFSGLTLGITKKAYGKILEEMAEFRRRVIAIATDDDETDQVYRLNLQLFPLTKSLND; from the coding sequence ATGAGACCTATAATCGAATATAAAGATTACCGTGTTTATATAAATGATTATTACCGGGAACGCAAGGAACGTTCCGGATTTACTTGGCGTGAATTTGCGAAGGTTGCGGGTTATGCTTCGGGTTCTTATTTGAAACTTGTGTGTGGTGGAAAGACTCGTCTCACTCAAGAGGGAGCTGCAAAGACTGCTGAGGCCATGGGGCTTGCTGGTTATGAACAGAAATATTTTCTGTTGATGGTGGAATATAACGATGCTAAAGGTCGCGAAGAAAAACGGACCGCTTTCGAAAAAATGATTACCTTGGGAAAGGAACATAAGGTAAAAATCGCAGGCGATGAATTCTTCAATTACTTTTCGTCTTGGCGTAATCCGGTACTTCGCGAATTGGTGCCGGCAATGCCTAATGCCAAACCTTCTGAAATTGCTGATCAGTGCTATCCAAGAGTCAGTGCTGCGGAAGTTGTAGAAACAATCAAGTTTTTGAAGGATCGCGAATTGCTATGCCAAGATAACGAAGGCTGTTATCATTTGACTGACCGCGTGATTTCTACGGGTCCGATGGATGTGGTGCCTGAAGCTGTTCATGCAATGCAGTTGGAAATGGCTGAACTGGCAAAGAATGCCTTGATGGATTTGCCCATAACGGAACGAAACTTTAGCGGTCTCACTCTTGGAATTACGAAAAAAGCCTACGGAAAGATTCTTGAAGAAATGGCGGAGTTCCGTAGAAGAGTTATTGCGATCGCAACAGACGATGATGAAACAGATCAGGTTTATCGATTGAACTTGCAACTGTTTCCGTTGACAAAATCTTTGAATGATTAG
- the holA gene encoding DNA polymerase III subunit delta, whose protein sequence is MILALIGKDQFTKDKLIDKFLLDALGDRKDDPLSKQIVYASDTNIPSVAGLIMESCGAVSMFAPEQAVVVRKADAMKAEESKALARWLKDAPDCKLLLDFEELRANSELYKILAKVGKVEKYEEPKQYKMQEWISAMVPTHFHKAIDPNASLYLADALGTNTRLVSEEIEKVLLYKPDCAKITLDLVKMLVVPQREIPPYEILNFFGMRDPAGYTKKLHEILYGGGDAIRVANALYSHAVDLLNFMSLTAKGKSQEDAAQELGKNAYIFCKQGNAAECCRRWGKPLLCRVINRLAELNYEFKSSSWTTVSQELALAALVVR, encoded by the coding sequence ATGATTTTAGCCCTCATCGGCAAGGACCAGTTCACCAAGGACAAGCTGATCGACAAGTTCCTGCTTGACGCTCTTGGTGACCGCAAAGACGACCCGCTTTCCAAGCAGATCGTGTATGCATCTGATACCAATATTCCTTCCGTGGCAGGGCTCATCATGGAAAGCTGTGGAGCGGTCTCCATGTTCGCTCCAGAACAGGCGGTGGTAGTCCGCAAGGCCGATGCCATGAAAGCCGAGGAATCCAAGGCTCTCGCCCGCTGGCTCAAGGACGCCCCCGACTGCAAGCTGTTGCTGGACTTCGAAGAACTTCGCGCCAACTCCGAATTGTACAAGATTCTCGCTAAGGTTGGCAAAGTCGAAAAATACGAGGAACCCAAGCAATACAAAATGCAGGAATGGATCTCAGCCATGGTGCCGACCCATTTCCATAAGGCCATCGATCCCAACGCAAGCCTATATCTGGCCGACGCCTTAGGCACAAACACCCGCCTCGTCAGCGAAGAAATCGAAAAGGTTCTGCTGTACAAGCCCGACTGTGCCAAGATTACATTGGACCTGGTCAAGATGCTTGTGGTTCCCCAGCGCGAAATTCCTCCCTACGAAATCCTTAATTTCTTCGGGATGCGCGACCCAGCTGGCTACACCAAGAAACTTCACGAAATTCTCTACGGTGGTGGTGACGCCATCAGAGTCGCAAATGCTCTCTACAGCCATGCCGTCGATTTGCTGAACTTCATGTCCCTTACCGCCAAGGGTAAATCCCAGGAAGACGCAGCCCAGGAATTGGGCAAGAACGCCTACATTTTCTGCAAGCAAGGCAACGCCGCCGAATGCTGCCGCCGTTGGGGCAAGCCGCTCCTCTGCCGCGTCATCAATCGCTTGGCAGAACTGAACTACGAATTCAAGAGTTCCAGCTGGACTACCGTCAGTCAGGAACTGGCTCTCGCCGCCCTCGTGGTCCGCTAA
- a CDS encoding type IV pilus secretin PilQ, translating to MKKLTKILTVLLLVAGIATTWAAPASGTVAPNKKLYDFNFVNMDYEAVFRSISVIAGVDILMAPDVKGKTSLRVTKKTWQETLDILCSLNDLTWVIQDKYITIQRQATYQAKQKKIADEEAQAEQNAPLVRKNFQVHHAKADELVKVLESMKSPRGKITTVERTNSIIVYDTDAKIEQMENAMTELDIETLQIMITAKLVVVNSERARELGVDWAMNAGNVALTPGTAVAGTGSAAGNTRTSAAIQSFPHGGASPSVAGATTAITASLLDNNLQIAISNLMGDASTEVLASPQVSTLDNTQAEVFMGDQVSIRVIDDSGESSNQMVETGIKLTVTPHVSGDNRILLDLNPQNNSYDYDSKGQIVISKQEAKTKVVVADGETIVIGGLTRNETQESESGIPFLKDIPLIGNLFKYTRKSVVKKDLVIFVTPRIIRNYVGNVDISEAPIRIAKDEKEEGKSAPEAKKVEEAPAQETVEQEQPAAQPVEEPAPAQEEVVEEPVAEEPAPAAEPVAEEPAPEAPAAPAAEEEDDDDGWD from the coding sequence GTGAAAAAGTTGACGAAAATTTTAACAGTTCTTCTTTTGGTCGCTGGCATCGCTACGACTTGGGCCGCTCCTGCCTCAGGTACCGTTGCTCCGAACAAAAAGTTGTATGACTTTAACTTCGTGAATATGGATTACGAAGCGGTCTTCAGATCTATTTCTGTGATTGCCGGCGTTGACATTCTTATGGCTCCCGATGTCAAGGGTAAAACCAGCCTCCGCGTCACCAAGAAGACCTGGCAGGAAACTTTGGACATTCTCTGTAGCTTGAATGACCTGACTTGGGTGATCCAGGATAAGTACATCACCATCCAGCGCCAAGCCACCTACCAGGCAAAGCAGAAGAAGATTGCCGACGAAGAAGCTCAGGCTGAACAGAATGCTCCGCTGGTTCGTAAGAACTTCCAGGTGCATCATGCAAAGGCTGACGAACTCGTGAAGGTTCTCGAAAGCATGAAGTCTCCCCGTGGTAAGATCACCACCGTTGAACGCACCAATTCCATTATCGTTTACGATACCGATGCTAAGATTGAGCAGATGGAAAATGCCATGACTGAATTGGATATCGAAACCTTGCAGATCATGATTACCGCAAAGCTCGTTGTGGTGAACAGCGAACGCGCTCGTGAACTTGGTGTTGACTGGGCTATGAATGCTGGCAATGTTGCTCTTACTCCGGGTACCGCTGTTGCAGGAACTGGTTCCGCTGCAGGAAATACTCGTACCAGCGCTGCAATCCAGTCTTTCCCCCATGGTGGCGCTTCTCCTTCCGTTGCAGGCGCAACGACTGCTATTACCGCAAGCCTCTTGGACAACAACCTTCAGATTGCTATCAGCAACTTGATGGGTGACGCTTCTACTGAAGTTCTCGCTAGCCCCCAGGTTTCTACTCTCGACAATACTCAGGCAGAAGTCTTCATGGGTGACCAGGTCTCCATCCGTGTGATTGACGATAGTGGTGAATCTTCCAACCAGATGGTTGAAACTGGTATCAAGCTGACTGTTACTCCTCATGTTTCTGGCGACAACCGCATCTTGCTTGACTTGAATCCGCAGAACAACTCCTACGACTATGACTCCAAGGGTCAGATCGTTATCAGTAAGCAGGAAGCAAAGACCAAGGTCGTTGTGGCTGATGGTGAAACTATCGTGATCGGTGGTCTTACCCGTAACGAAACCCAGGAATCTGAAAGCGGTATTCCGTTCTTGAAGGACATTCCGCTTATCGGTAACCTCTTCAAGTACACTCGTAAGTCTGTTGTGAAGAAGGACCTGGTTATCTTCGTTACTCCGCGTATCATTCGCAACTACGTTGGCAACGTTGACATTTCCGAAGCTCCTATCCGCATCGCTAAGGATGAAAAGGAAGAAGGCAAGTCCGCTCCTGAAGCCAAGAAGGTTGAAGAAGCTCCTGCTCAGGAAACTGTCGAACAGGAACAGCCTGCAGCACAGCCTGTTGAAGAACCGGCTCCTGCTCAGGAAGAAGTGGTTGAAGAACCCGTTGCTGAAGAACCGGCTCCTGCTGCAGAGCCTGTGGCAGAAGAACCTGCTCCTGAAGCACCGGCTGCTCCGGCTGCGGAAGAAGAAGATGACGACGACGGATGGGACTGA
- a CDS encoding DNA recombination protein RmuC — MEILPIIIGIILGAILGVIIGILASRNKQALLQAQLQSSKELRDFALKEQQLRFDETIAKVQEQLKIATDEMLKQRQQEFAKTNGQNMEQIVSPLKETIKKMEEAMKVSTKEHSELSGALKTQIENAIKMSENAKASAEELSRVFKHSSKIQGDWGETVLKDLLDGQGAHYDSQETLRDSQGNLIKNEKGHSLRPDFILHLDNRREVIIDSKVSMTAFMDFVNAETEEQRAAALAAHVTSLKKHVDELSRKDYSSYIMAPKVKMDYVIMFVPHSAALWTALNEAPSLWRDAMAKHVYIVDEQTLYAALRMIDLTWTQIAQAQNHEQVFELANEMIERVGLFMEKYQAIGAALNKAQSAYEDGEKKLSPRGQSIITTCGKLVQLGAKQSDKHLVPGLLDIDEALLKSDPQE, encoded by the coding sequence ATGGAAATTTTACCCATCATCATCGGCATAATCCTCGGCGCAATTCTTGGCGTCATCATCGGCATTCTAGCCTCTCGCAATAAGCAAGCCCTTTTGCAGGCGCAACTACAGTCGTCCAAGGAATTGAGAGATTTTGCCCTGAAGGAACAGCAACTTCGCTTTGACGAAACCATCGCCAAGGTTCAGGAGCAATTGAAAATTGCCACAGATGAAATGCTTAAGCAACGCCAACAGGAATTTGCAAAGACCAATGGCCAGAATATGGAGCAAATCGTAAGCCCTCTGAAGGAAACCATCAAAAAGATGGAAGAAGCCATGAAGGTTTCCACCAAAGAGCACTCTGAATTAAGCGGGGCTTTGAAAACCCAAATTGAAAACGCCATCAAAATGAGCGAAAATGCAAAAGCCAGCGCCGAAGAACTAAGCCGTGTGTTTAAGCATAGCTCCAAAATTCAGGGCGACTGGGGCGAAACCGTTCTCAAGGATCTTCTTGATGGACAAGGAGCCCACTACGATTCCCAGGAAACCCTGCGAGATTCACAAGGCAACCTTATCAAAAACGAAAAAGGCCATAGCCTCCGTCCCGATTTCATCCTCCATTTGGACAACAGGCGCGAAGTCATCATCGACTCCAAGGTTTCCATGACAGCCTTTATGGACTTCGTCAATGCAGAAACAGAGGAACAGCGTGCAGCAGCCCTGGCTGCCCACGTTACCAGCCTCAAGAAACATGTAGACGAGCTTTCCCGAAAGGATTATTCCTCCTACATCATGGCACCCAAGGTCAAGATGGATTATGTTATCATGTTCGTACCCCATTCAGCAGCCCTATGGACCGCATTGAACGAAGCACCGTCCCTATGGCGCGACGCCATGGCAAAGCACGTGTACATTGTAGATGAACAGACCTTGTACGCAGCGCTTCGCATGATTGATCTTACCTGGACCCAAATCGCCCAAGCGCAGAACCACGAACAAGTCTTTGAACTGGCAAATGAAATGATTGAACGTGTAGGCCTGTTTATGGAAAAATATCAAGCTATTGGGGCAGCACTGAACAAGGCACAAAGCGCCTATGAAGACGGAGAAAAGAAACTTAGCCCTCGTGGCCAAAGCATCATCACCACCTGTGGTAAATTGGTTCAACTCGGCGCAAAACAAAGCGACAAGCATCTCGTTCCTGGGCTTCTTGACATAGACGAAGCCTTGCTAAAAAGCGATCCTCAAGAATAA
- a CDS encoding fibrobacter succinogenes major paralogous domain-containing protein, with amino-acid sequence MIRYLVHITLSVLLATPVLAAKTPSKKSAKAKPATASVAKAPKANQLVDSRDKQKYRTVTIADLEWMGDNLNYETAGSSCYKDEEDQCMAYGRLYTWDAAKSACPAGFRLPTHEDFESLWTAAGADFNAGYLLKTDYGWNGDTNGNDTLKFSAMPAGNRFDDETYGNMMKFAFFWSADDSSEGIAEGSARVWYLTSKSMAFGYMSKPKDFGFSVRCVREK; translated from the coding sequence ATGATTCGTTATCTTGTTCACATCACTTTGTCTGTACTGCTGGCAACTCCCGTTTTGGCAGCTAAAACACCCTCCAAGAAATCTGCGAAGGCTAAACCAGCGACTGCATCTGTTGCGAAGGCTCCCAAGGCTAATCAGCTGGTGGATTCCCGCGACAAGCAGAAGTATCGCACCGTTACAATCGCAGACCTTGAATGGATGGGCGACAACCTCAATTACGAAACCGCCGGCAGTTCCTGTTACAAGGATGAAGAGGATCAATGCATGGCCTATGGCCGCCTGTATACTTGGGACGCCGCTAAAAGTGCGTGCCCCGCGGGATTTCGCCTGCCTACCCATGAGGATTTTGAAAGTCTTTGGACTGCTGCCGGCGCCGATTTCAATGCGGGCTATCTGCTGAAAACGGATTATGGCTGGAACGGCGACACCAATGGTAACGATACTTTGAAATTCAGCGCCATGCCTGCAGGCAACCGCTTTGACGACGAAACCTATGGCAACATGATGAAGTTCGCCTTCTTCTGGAGTGCCGATGATTCCTCCGAAGGCATCGCCGAAGGTAGCGCCCGCGTGTGGTATCTGACTTCCAAATCCATGGCTTTCGGCTACATGTCCAAGCCCAAGGATTTCGGTTTCTCCGTAAGGTGCGTTCGAGAAAAGTAA
- the argJ gene encoding bifunctional glutamate N-acetyltransferase/amino-acid acetyltransferase ArgJ, with protein sequence MYTVLEKGGVCSPKGFTAAGICAGIKASGNADMALLKSEKAARCFAVFTTNKVKAAPVLYDKAALEHAHFASAVIVNSGNANACTGEQGYKDAERMAALTEEALGLTPKSALVCSTGVIGHLMPMDKIEAGIPRLVEKLRADASEEFGRAILTTDLALKSHAVEIQTEKGVVTIGGACKGSGMIHPNMATMLAFITTDLGLPIDFFAEFRANIADSFNAITVDGDTSTNDTCILLANGMSGIKYEDLTLSEQGEFRAALTMIMQSLAKDIVRDGEGATKLIELRIEKAESHEEALKMARFIGTSNLAKCAMFGEDPNWGRILSSAGSSGCNMVAEHTDLYFGDVQVLEGGRPVQLSKEQMDALHAVVRQREYKVTLVLNIGHASASAFTCDLSYDYVKINAEYTT encoded by the coding sequence ATGTATACTGTGTTGGAAAAAGGCGGCGTCTGCTCTCCCAAGGGCTTTACCGCAGCCGGTATTTGTGCCGGCATCAAGGCCAGCGGCAATGCTGATATGGCTCTTCTGAAGAGTGAAAAGGCTGCACGCTGCTTCGCTGTTTTCACAACCAATAAGGTTAAGGCTGCCCCGGTCCTTTACGACAAAGCAGCCTTGGAACACGCTCACTTTGCTTCTGCTGTTATCGTGAACAGCGGTAACGCAAATGCATGCACTGGCGAACAGGGTTACAAGGATGCCGAACGCATGGCTGCTCTTACCGAAGAAGCTCTCGGCCTTACTCCGAAGAGCGCTCTCGTTTGCAGCACCGGCGTTATTGGTCACCTGATGCCCATGGACAAGATCGAAGCTGGTATTCCTCGCTTGGTGGAAAAGCTTCGCGCTGATGCTTCCGAAGAATTCGGCCGCGCAATTCTTACTACTGACTTGGCTTTGAAGAGCCACGCTGTTGAAATCCAGACCGAAAAGGGTGTGGTCACCATCGGTGGCGCCTGCAAGGGTAGTGGCATGATCCACCCCAACATGGCTACCATGCTGGCTTTCATTACCACTGACCTTGGTTTGCCTATCGACTTCTTTGCTGAATTCCGTGCAAACATCGCAGACTCCTTCAACGCTATTACCGTTGATGGCGACACCAGCACCAACGATACTTGCATCCTCCTTGCCAACGGCATGAGCGGCATCAAGTACGAAGATCTTACCTTGTCTGAACAGGGCGAATTCCGCGCAGCTCTCACCATGATTATGCAGAGCCTCGCTAAGGATATCGTTCGCGACGGTGAAGGTGCTACTAAGCTTATCGAACTCCGCATTGAAAAGGCTGAATCCCACGAAGAAGCTTTGAAGATGGCTCGTTTCATCGGTACCAGTAACTTGGCCAAGTGCGCCATGTTCGGCGAAGACCCCAACTGGGGCCGTATCCTGAGCTCTGCTGGTTCCAGCGGCTGCAACATGGTTGCTGAACATACCGACCTTTACTTCGGCGATGTCCAGGTTCTTGAAGGCGGCCGTCCGGTGCAGCTTTCCAAGGAACAGATGGATGCTCTTCATGCGGTTGTTCGTCAGCGTGAATACAAGGTTACCTTGGTGCTGAACATCGGTCATGCTAGCGCTAGCGCATTCACTTGCGACTTGAGCTACGACTATGTGAAGATCAACGCTGAGTACACAACGTAA
- the greA gene encoding transcription elongation factor GreA has translation MAKTPCTKETYDKLVERYNFLKKIERPRVVDEMEEARKQGDLSENAEYHAAKEMLAHIDLEIPKLEDQISNAIIVEFDANSDTVRFGATVIAKNLATKREVTYQLVSPEGVDPMNGKISFKSPMGSAFMGKKKGEIVEVVTPKGKNKFEIVDFK, from the coding sequence ATGGCAAAAACACCCTGTACTAAAGAAACTTACGACAAGCTGGTTGAACGTTACAATTTCCTCAAGAAGATTGAACGTCCCCGCGTTGTTGACGAAATGGAAGAAGCCCGCAAGCAAGGCGACCTGAGCGAAAACGCAGAATATCATGCCGCCAAGGAAATGCTGGCTCATATCGATCTGGAAATTCCCAAGCTGGAAGACCAGATTTCCAATGCAATCATCGTTGAATTTGATGCAAATTCCGACACCGTCCGCTTTGGCGCTACCGTCATTGCCAAGAACTTGGCCACCAAGCGCGAAGTGACTTACCAGTTGGTTAGCCCCGAAGGTGTTGATCCTATGAATGGCAAGATCAGCTTCAAGAGCCCCATGGGTTCTGCTTTCATGGGCAAAAAGAAGGGCGAAATCGTCGAAGTTGTTACCCCCAAGGGCAAGAACAAGTTCGAAATCGTCGACTTCAAGTAA
- a CDS encoding NAD(P)/FAD-dependent oxidoreductase: MSDMLILGYGPAGVSAALYGLRSNLEVQLVGKDSGSLQKAHLIENYYGLEKPLTGSELVEVGKKQALALGARIAEDEITDLMFDGSEFVATGLKGEYRGKVCIMATGSARKKQPLAGMAEMEGHGVSYCAVCDAFFYRQKNVAVLGSGEYALHEATELLQVASSVTLLTNGEPLSAQFPETIKVETRKLKGLVGEGVFKGVTFDDESVGEFDGLFVALGSANSTDLALKAGAAFDQGKLVLDENLMSTVPGLYAAGDCTGGVLQVSVAVGEGARAGLAAIKYLRENR; the protein is encoded by the coding sequence ATGTCAGATATGTTGATTTTAGGTTATGGTCCGGCTGGTGTTTCTGCCGCCTTGTATGGTTTGCGCTCAAATCTGGAGGTTCAGCTAGTGGGAAAGGATAGTGGATCCCTCCAGAAGGCCCATTTGATTGAAAATTACTATGGCTTGGAAAAGCCTCTGACTGGTTCCGAACTTGTGGAAGTGGGCAAGAAGCAGGCCCTGGCACTTGGGGCCCGGATTGCCGAAGATGAAATCACAGACCTGATGTTTGATGGTTCTGAATTTGTTGCTACAGGCCTGAAGGGAGAATACCGCGGCAAGGTTTGCATTATGGCTACGGGTTCTGCCCGTAAAAAGCAGCCTCTTGCCGGTATGGCAGAAATGGAGGGTCATGGCGTCAGCTACTGCGCTGTTTGTGATGCCTTTTTCTATCGTCAGAAGAACGTGGCCGTTCTCGGTTCTGGTGAATACGCTCTGCACGAAGCTACTGAACTTTTGCAGGTGGCTTCTAGCGTGACCTTGCTTACCAATGGCGAACCGCTGAGCGCTCAATTCCCTGAAACCATTAAAGTTGAAACCCGCAAGTTGAAGGGCTTGGTAGGTGAGGGTGTTTTCAAGGGCGTTACCTTTGATGACGAAAGTGTCGGCGAATTCGACGGTCTGTTCGTGGCTCTTGGCAGCGCGAATTCGACGGACCTGGCTCTGAAGGCAGGTGCTGCTTTTGATCAGGGTAAACTTGTACTGGACGAAAACTTGATGTCTACTGTACCTGGGCTCTATGCTGCAGGCGATTGTACCGGTGGCGTTCTCCAGGTTTCTGTGGCTGTTGGCGAAGGTGCTAGAGCAGGTCTCGCTGCAATTAAATATTTGCGAGAGAATCGATAA